Proteins encoded together in one Falco peregrinus isolate bFalPer1 chromosome 2, bFalPer1.pri, whole genome shotgun sequence window:
- the CCDC117 gene encoding coiled-coil domain-containing protein 117 isoform X1, producing the protein MSATATALARTSHPAAARAYSPQNAPRPPGPTAPRMRRGLTGLQLPECPAPARAYSSQNAPRRLLQARRKAWKGRGLWRSPQPRARPGPAQDMAALGRSCPGLPAGPAVEFPQAPAAAPERHGPSAGTRHDPPPGAVGHSHFQPPVMIMAGNGSDGADGGRSSGLYLQSSLDLASLAALGSYNEGLTVAPVGSFTSAAPSHGLHLPQGHSHVSVRCGKKHKLEEEAEGCPVRKKRLTGAKNCPLNPNTEEWILCAGQQAAGEVASQYGGSGPETALLEIPCEEMDQTMGEQQCEVARRKLQEIEDRIIDEDEEVHADGNVSNLPTLILSDTLKKGMKRDFGEGLTKKIIESMSRPSMELVLWKPLPEFLTDKLKSVSVKNVKQQSTEGCQAKQSTPRAAFDAQTETFPESQQTAMSPDQYAGLGTSGCAEEEMEL; encoded by the exons ATGAGCGCCACAGCCACGGCGCTGGCGAGGACTTCACACCCCGCGGCCGCCCGAGCCTACAGCCCCCAGAATGCCCCGCGACCTCCagggcctacagctcccagaaTGCGCCGCGGCCTCacgggcctacagctcccagaatgccccgcgcccgcccgggcctacagctcccagaaTGCCCCGCGGCGCCTTCTCCAAGCGCGGCGAAAGGCCTGGAAGGGCCGCGGGCTCTGgcggagcccccagccccgggcccggcccggcccggcg CAGGACATGGCGGCGCTGGGCAGATCCTGCCCGGGCCTCCCTGCGGGCCCTGCCGTGGAGTTTCCCCAGGCCCCGGCCGCTGCCCCTGAGCGCCACGGCCCGTCGGCGGGGACGCGGCACGACCCGCCGCCCGGAGCCGTCGGCCACAGCCATTTCCAGCCGCCCGTGATGATCATGGCCGGGAACGGAAGCGATGGTGCCGACGGCGGCCGCTCCTCCGGCCTGTACCTGCAGAGCAGCCTCGACCTTGCCTCGCTGGCCGCGCTGGGAAGCTACAACGAGGGCCTGACGGTCGCCCCGGTGGGCTCCTTTACTAGCGCGGCCCCCTCGCACGGCCTGCACCTGCCGCAGGGCCACAGCCA tgtcTCTGTTCGCTGTGGAAAGAAGCATAAGCTAGAAGAAGAGGCAGAAGG TTGTCCTGTGCGGAAGAAGAGACTGACAGGAGCCAAAAATTGTCCTTTGAATCCCAACACTGAAGAATGGATTCTCTGTGCAggtcagcaggcagctggggaggtggcaaGTCAGTATGGTGGCAGCGGTCCTGAAACTGCCCTGTTAGAAATTCCCTGTGAAGAAATGGATCAGACAATGGGGGAACAGCAGTGCGAGGTTGCTCGCAGGAAGCTTCAGGAGATTGAGGACAG GATAATTGATGAAGATGAGGAAGTTCATGCTGATGGAAATGTTAGCAATCTGCCCACTCTTATCCTGTCAGATACCCTTAAAAAAGGGATGAAGAGGGATTTTGGTGAAGGcctgacaaagaaaataatagaatcTAT GAGCCGTCCGTCTATGGAGCTGGTGCTTTGGAAACCTCTTCCTGAATTTCTCACAGATAAACTGAAGTCTGTTTCTGTTAAGAACGTTAAGCAGCAGAGTACAGAAGGGTGTCAAGCTAAGCAGTCAACACCAAGAGCTGCTTTTGACGCACAGACTGAAACATTCCCTGAATCACAACAGACTGCGATGTCTCCAGATCAGTATGCTGGTTTGGGAACCTCTGGGTGTGCAGAAGAAGAGATGGAGTTGTAG
- the CCDC117 gene encoding coiled-coil domain-containing protein 117 isoform X3: MSATATALARTSHPAAARAYSPQNAPRPPGPTAPRMRRGLTGLQLPECPAPARAYSSQNAPRRLLQARRKAWKGRGLWRSPQPRARPGPAQDMAALGRSCPGLPAGPAVEFPQAPAAAPERHGPSAGTRHDPPPGAVGHSHFQPPVMIMAGNGSDGADGGRSSGLYLQSSLDLASLAALGSYNEGLTVAPVGSFTSAAPSHGLHLPQGHSHVSVRCGKKHKLEEEAEGCPVRKKRLTGAKNCPLNPNTEEWILCAGQQAAGEVASQYGGSGPETALLEIPCEEMDQTMGEQQCEVARRKLQEIEDRSRPSMELVLWKPLPEFLTDKLKSVSVKNVKQQSTEGCQAKQSTPRAAFDAQTETFPESQQTAMSPDQYAGLGTSGCAEEEMEL; the protein is encoded by the exons ATGAGCGCCACAGCCACGGCGCTGGCGAGGACTTCACACCCCGCGGCCGCCCGAGCCTACAGCCCCCAGAATGCCCCGCGACCTCCagggcctacagctcccagaaTGCGCCGCGGCCTCacgggcctacagctcccagaatgccccgcgcccgcccgggcctacagctcccagaaTGCCCCGCGGCGCCTTCTCCAAGCGCGGCGAAAGGCCTGGAAGGGCCGCGGGCTCTGgcggagcccccagccccgggcccggcccggcccggcg CAGGACATGGCGGCGCTGGGCAGATCCTGCCCGGGCCTCCCTGCGGGCCCTGCCGTGGAGTTTCCCCAGGCCCCGGCCGCTGCCCCTGAGCGCCACGGCCCGTCGGCGGGGACGCGGCACGACCCGCCGCCCGGAGCCGTCGGCCACAGCCATTTCCAGCCGCCCGTGATGATCATGGCCGGGAACGGAAGCGATGGTGCCGACGGCGGCCGCTCCTCCGGCCTGTACCTGCAGAGCAGCCTCGACCTTGCCTCGCTGGCCGCGCTGGGAAGCTACAACGAGGGCCTGACGGTCGCCCCGGTGGGCTCCTTTACTAGCGCGGCCCCCTCGCACGGCCTGCACCTGCCGCAGGGCCACAGCCA tgtcTCTGTTCGCTGTGGAAAGAAGCATAAGCTAGAAGAAGAGGCAGAAGG TTGTCCTGTGCGGAAGAAGAGACTGACAGGAGCCAAAAATTGTCCTTTGAATCCCAACACTGAAGAATGGATTCTCTGTGCAggtcagcaggcagctggggaggtggcaaGTCAGTATGGTGGCAGCGGTCCTGAAACTGCCCTGTTAGAAATTCCCTGTGAAGAAATGGATCAGACAATGGGGGAACAGCAGTGCGAGGTTGCTCGCAGGAAGCTTCAGGAGATTGAGGACAG GAGCCGTCCGTCTATGGAGCTGGTGCTTTGGAAACCTCTTCCTGAATTTCTCACAGATAAACTGAAGTCTGTTTCTGTTAAGAACGTTAAGCAGCAGAGTACAGAAGGGTGTCAAGCTAAGCAGTCAACACCAAGAGCTGCTTTTGACGCACAGACTGAAACATTCCCTGAATCACAACAGACTGCGATGTCTCCAGATCAGTATGCTGGTTTGGGAACCTCTGGGTGTGCAGAAGAAGAGATGGAGTTGTAG
- the CCDC117 gene encoding coiled-coil domain-containing protein 117 isoform X2, whose protein sequence is MSATATALARTSHPAAARAYSPQNAPRPPGPTAPRMRRGLTGLQLPECPAPARAYSSQNAPRRLLQARRKAWKGRGLWRSPQPRARPGPADMAALGRSCPGLPAGPAVEFPQAPAAAPERHGPSAGTRHDPPPGAVGHSHFQPPVMIMAGNGSDGADGGRSSGLYLQSSLDLASLAALGSYNEGLTVAPVGSFTSAAPSHGLHLPQGHSHVSVRCGKKHKLEEEAEGCPVRKKRLTGAKNCPLNPNTEEWILCAGQQAAGEVASQYGGSGPETALLEIPCEEMDQTMGEQQCEVARRKLQEIEDRIIDEDEEVHADGNVSNLPTLILSDTLKKGMKRDFGEGLTKKIIESMSRPSMELVLWKPLPEFLTDKLKSVSVKNVKQQSTEGCQAKQSTPRAAFDAQTETFPESQQTAMSPDQYAGLGTSGCAEEEMEL, encoded by the exons ATGAGCGCCACAGCCACGGCGCTGGCGAGGACTTCACACCCCGCGGCCGCCCGAGCCTACAGCCCCCAGAATGCCCCGCGACCTCCagggcctacagctcccagaaTGCGCCGCGGCCTCacgggcctacagctcccagaatgccccgcgcccgcccgggcctacagctcccagaaTGCCCCGCGGCGCCTTCTCCAAGCGCGGCGAAAGGCCTGGAAGGGCCGCGGGCTCTGgcggagcccccagccccgggcccggcccggcccggcg GACATGGCGGCGCTGGGCAGATCCTGCCCGGGCCTCCCTGCGGGCCCTGCCGTGGAGTTTCCCCAGGCCCCGGCCGCTGCCCCTGAGCGCCACGGCCCGTCGGCGGGGACGCGGCACGACCCGCCGCCCGGAGCCGTCGGCCACAGCCATTTCCAGCCGCCCGTGATGATCATGGCCGGGAACGGAAGCGATGGTGCCGACGGCGGCCGCTCCTCCGGCCTGTACCTGCAGAGCAGCCTCGACCTTGCCTCGCTGGCCGCGCTGGGAAGCTACAACGAGGGCCTGACGGTCGCCCCGGTGGGCTCCTTTACTAGCGCGGCCCCCTCGCACGGCCTGCACCTGCCGCAGGGCCACAGCCA tgtcTCTGTTCGCTGTGGAAAGAAGCATAAGCTAGAAGAAGAGGCAGAAGG TTGTCCTGTGCGGAAGAAGAGACTGACAGGAGCCAAAAATTGTCCTTTGAATCCCAACACTGAAGAATGGATTCTCTGTGCAggtcagcaggcagctggggaggtggcaaGTCAGTATGGTGGCAGCGGTCCTGAAACTGCCCTGTTAGAAATTCCCTGTGAAGAAATGGATCAGACAATGGGGGAACAGCAGTGCGAGGTTGCTCGCAGGAAGCTTCAGGAGATTGAGGACAG GATAATTGATGAAGATGAGGAAGTTCATGCTGATGGAAATGTTAGCAATCTGCCCACTCTTATCCTGTCAGATACCCTTAAAAAAGGGATGAAGAGGGATTTTGGTGAAGGcctgacaaagaaaataatagaatcTAT GAGCCGTCCGTCTATGGAGCTGGTGCTTTGGAAACCTCTTCCTGAATTTCTCACAGATAAACTGAAGTCTGTTTCTGTTAAGAACGTTAAGCAGCAGAGTACAGAAGGGTGTCAAGCTAAGCAGTCAACACCAAGAGCTGCTTTTGACGCACAGACTGAAACATTCCCTGAATCACAACAGACTGCGATGTCTCCAGATCAGTATGCTGGTTTGGGAACCTCTGGGTGTGCAGAAGAAGAGATGGAGTTGTAG
- the XBP1 gene encoding LOW QUALITY PROTEIN: X-box-binding protein 1 (The sequence of the model RefSeq protein was modified relative to this genomic sequence to represent the inferred CDS: deleted 2 bases in 1 codon) gives MAALPGTAAPRLLLIPGKAAEPPAAGRHLSVVLPAGASPPGLEAPQPARKRQRLTHLSPEEKALRRKLKNRVAAQSARDRKKARMTELEQQVVELEEENQRLLLENQLLREKTCNLALENQELRCRLGLDALKVEEGSEPQVVKESQVDEIRLVTGSAERSTQTTCSSAAGAGPAVTTSDNFHMDSDDSDSDSKSDLLLGFLDCLDPEMLLTYAGSESMCLEKLEEDICGETNSVPTSSSPSLGSPSAKLEAINELIRFDHVYTKPLILEIPVKMGDQTDMLVKIEEVSLSPPEDKAIPEIPVSVKEEPVDSFMPELGISHLLPSHYSLAASSSLLDACSDSGYEGSLSPFSDMSSPLDTDHVWEDSFANELFPQLISV, from the exons ATGGCCGCGCTGCCCGGTACCGCGGCTCCCCGGCTGCTCCTTATCCCCGGCAAAGCGGCCGAGCCCCCCGCGGCCGGCCGCCACCTCTCCGTCGTCCTGCCGGCAGGAGCCAGCCCGCCGGGCCTGGAGGCGCCGCAGCCCGCCCGCAAGCGGCAGCGGCTGACGCACCTGAGCCCGGAGGAGAAGGCGCTGCGCAG GAAGCTGAAGAACCGGGTGGCGGCGCAGAGCGCCCGGGACAGGAAGAAGGCGCGGATGAcggagctggagcagcaggtggtggagctggaggaggag aaccagaggctgctgctggagaaccAGCTCCTGCGGGAGAAGACATGTAACCTGGCGCTGGAGAACCAGGAGCTTCGCTGCCGCCTGGGCCTGGATGCTCTGAAGGTGGAGGAGGGGAGCGAGCCCCAG GTTGTAAAGGAATCACAGGTGGATGAGATTAGATTGGTGACCGGGTCCGCTGAG CGCAGCACTCAGACTACGTGTTCCTCTGCAGCAGGTGCAGGCCCAGCAGTCACCACTTCTGATAACTTCCACATGGATTCTGATGACAGTGATTCAGACTCTAAG TCTGATCTCCTGCTGGGCTTTCTGGACTGTCTGGACCCAGAGATGCTTCTCACATACGCTGGTTCAGAGTCAATGTGCCtggaaaagctggaggaagacaTCTGTGGAGAAACAAATTCCGTACcaacctcctcctctccctctttggGGTCCCCATCAGCTAAGCTGGAGGCCATTAATGAACTGATAAGGTTTGATCATGTGTACACAAAGCCCCTAATACTGGAGATTCCTGTTAAAATGGGTGACCAAACCGATATGCTAGTGAAAATTGAGGAAGTATCTCTCTCTCCACCTGAAGACAAAGCTATCCCTGAGATCCCAGTATCTGTGAAAGAAGAACCTGTAGACAGCTTCATGCCTGAACTGGGCATCTCTCATCTGCTTCCCTCTCACTATAGCCTTGCAGCTTCAAGCTCTCTGTTGGATGCCTGTAGTGACTCTGGGTATGAAGGATCCCTGTCACCCTTCAGTGACATGTCCTCTCCACTTGACACTGACCATGTGTGGGAGGATAGCTTTGCCAATGAACTTTTTCCCCAACTGATCAGTGTCTAG